One window of Myxococcales bacterium genomic DNA carries:
- a CDS encoding peptidylprolyl isomerase → MSTSRRWCHRGWLLMSGVSAIVLAQACKKSPPSPQATDAAPNPIASVVPPTNRDTELARIYAAEYRRSSGEITEGDLANRDVVIRRRAARALARIADDPAVELLKKALADEDPEVAAWAAYGLGFACKGRESKTVRALVSRAASASTGDAQAAGSLDLTRTLADALGRCGDPEGEATLRAWLDIGDRREGAALALGRMASRRKRLDDASVVALLDAASRPDKPVESALFAFTRISVAGDAIQARLLDVATDALGGPASARRSFAVRALGRAGPKAVEPLAKVLGNPSFTVAERSDAARELARIGEPGQAALRKSLATLEPKPDALTRLAGAELAPLQSLLDALEQPARDAKPSLERLASLEVPKDPEGLARRIVRLRCRAAVLLAGDQTGHPKLVACDPKPDGVLGTLALLKVLDRGKLVGARGKRWRPLTESKLPTVRQAAIELMASHAEVETPAPLLAKALRAPDAGTVAAAAQIISAYPDRAAEKPAKRPNVEETADDPATPATTDKPPEPVKPHPLVVDALTTAFTLQRPADSIEVWTALADAAGALQVLSFKPRLDAFCKGNSPVLREHAEKALRVMGEKRRVCKAEANGKVPAELSGAVSSPVKLVFETDAGEVTLELDPALAPVAVTRFVELARAGFFVNVPIHRVVPGFVVQLGDPGGDGYGGAGKEPLPCETSPAPFDALSVGVALAGRDTGSSQLFVTLAAFPHLDGDYALIGRAEPGWEKIAQGDVVHKVRVTP, encoded by the coding sequence ATGAGCACGAGCCGCCGCTGGTGCCACCGCGGCTGGCTGCTGATGAGCGGTGTGAGCGCAATCGTGCTGGCTCAGGCGTGCAAGAAGTCGCCGCCGAGTCCGCAAGCCACCGACGCCGCCCCAAACCCCATCGCCAGCGTAGTACCTCCGACGAACCGCGACACCGAGCTCGCGCGCATCTACGCCGCAGAGTATCGGCGCTCGAGCGGCGAGATCACCGAGGGCGACCTCGCGAATCGAGACGTGGTGATCCGTCGCCGCGCCGCGCGGGCGTTGGCGCGCATCGCGGACGATCCCGCGGTGGAGCTCCTGAAAAAAGCGCTCGCCGACGAAGACCCCGAGGTCGCGGCCTGGGCTGCTTATGGCCTCGGCTTTGCGTGCAAGGGCCGCGAATCCAAGACGGTCCGTGCGCTGGTTTCACGCGCGGCCAGCGCCAGCACGGGCGACGCGCAGGCCGCGGGATCACTGGATCTGACCCGCACACTCGCCGATGCCCTCGGGCGCTGCGGCGACCCCGAGGGTGAGGCGACGCTGCGCGCGTGGCTCGACATCGGAGACCGGCGCGAAGGCGCGGCGCTCGCCCTCGGCCGAATGGCCTCGCGTCGCAAACGACTCGACGACGCGTCAGTGGTTGCGCTGCTGGACGCGGCCAGTCGCCCCGACAAACCGGTCGAGTCAGCGCTGTTTGCGTTCACGCGCATCTCGGTCGCGGGTGATGCAATCCAAGCTCGTCTGCTCGATGTCGCCACGGACGCGCTCGGCGGGCCTGCAAGTGCGCGCCGCTCGTTTGCTGTGCGCGCCCTCGGCCGCGCGGGGCCGAAGGCCGTCGAGCCTCTCGCGAAGGTGCTCGGCAACCCGAGCTTCACGGTCGCCGAGCGCTCCGATGCTGCCCGCGAGCTCGCTCGGATCGGTGAGCCCGGGCAGGCAGCCTTGCGCAAGAGCCTGGCCACCCTCGAGCCAAAACCCGACGCCCTGACGCGGCTCGCGGGCGCAGAGCTCGCGCCACTGCAGAGTCTGCTCGATGCGCTCGAACAACCGGCGCGCGACGCAAAACCCAGCCTCGAGCGCCTTGCCAGCCTGGAGGTTCCGAAAGATCCCGAAGGCCTCGCTCGACGCATCGTACGGCTCAGATGTCGCGCAGCGGTGTTACTCGCCGGAGATCAAACGGGACACCCGAAGCTCGTGGCTTGTGATCCAAAACCCGACGGGGTGCTCGGCACGCTTGCCCTCTTGAAGGTGCTCGATCGCGGCAAACTCGTGGGGGCTCGCGGCAAACGCTGGCGGCCCCTCACCGAGAGCAAACTGCCGACGGTGCGCCAGGCGGCCATCGAGCTGATGGCGTCCCACGCCGAGGTGGAGACGCCGGCGCCGCTATTGGCAAAAGCCCTGCGCGCTCCCGACGCCGGCACCGTGGCGGCGGCGGCGCAGATCATCTCCGCGTATCCGGATCGCGCTGCGGAGAAACCCGCCAAGCGCCCGAACGTCGAAGAGACCGCCGACGACCCCGCGACACCTGCGACCACCGACAAACCTCCGGAGCCGGTCAAACCCCATCCCCTCGTCGTCGACGCACTCACGACCGCGTTCACGCTGCAGCGCCCCGCCGACTCGATCGAGGTCTGGACTGCACTCGCCGACGCTGCGGGTGCACTTCAAGTCCTCAGCTTCAAGCCGCGCCTCGACGCATTCTGCAAGGGCAACAGTCCCGTCCTGCGCGAGCACGCCGAGAAGGCGCTGCGGGTGATGGGTGAGAAGCGACGGGTCTGCAAGGCGGAAGCCAACGGCAAGGTCCCGGCGGAGCTGAGCGGCGCCGTGTCGTCGCCCGTGAAGCTGGTGTTCGAGACCGACGCGGGGGAAGTGACCCTCGAGCTCGATCCGGCCCTCGCGCCCGTGGCCGTGACCCGCTTCGTGGAGCTCGCCCGCGCGGGATTCTTCGTCAACGTACCGATCCACCGCGTGGTGCCGGGCTTCGTGGTGCAGCTCGGTGATCCGGGCGGGGATGGCTACGGCGGAGCCGGCAAAGAACCGCTGCCTTGTGAGACGAGCCCCGCGCCCTTCGATGCGCTCTCGGTGGGTGTCGCGCTGGCCGGGCGGGACACGGGCTCGAGCCAGCTCTTCGTCACCCTCGCGGCGTTCCCGCACCTGGACGGAGACTACGCGCTGATCGGACGCGCAGAGCCCGGCTGGGAGAAAATCGCGCAGGGCGACGTCGTGCACAAAGTCCGTGTCACACCCTGA
- a CDS encoding type III pantothenate kinase — protein MLLAVDIGNTNIVFGLYAGHELLQTFRIATVHTRTADEYGVLLRQMLELRELDPRKVQAAIIASVVPPLTDVMSEAIRHALGRVPLVVGPGTKTGIAVVYDHPRDVGADRIVNAVAAFERFQSGAIIVDFGTATTFDCISPNAEYLGGVIVPGVRVSLDALLGKAAKLSRIEIAEPPRVVGQNTTHALQSGIVYGYASLVDGLVRKLQAELGFPCRVLATGGLATLIVKYCETVEGVDDHLTLEGLRILHERNTKSEGQQRGRAAQ, from the coding sequence GTGCTCCTCGCCGTCGACATCGGAAATACGAACATCGTGTTCGGACTCTACGCCGGACACGAGCTCCTGCAGACGTTTCGCATCGCCACGGTGCACACCCGCACCGCCGACGAGTACGGCGTGCTCTTGCGACAGATGCTCGAGCTACGCGAGCTCGATCCGCGCAAGGTGCAGGCAGCCATCATCGCCAGCGTCGTGCCGCCCCTGACCGACGTGATGTCCGAGGCCATCCGCCACGCGCTCGGCCGTGTCCCGCTGGTCGTGGGCCCCGGCACCAAGACCGGCATCGCCGTGGTCTACGATCACCCCCGCGACGTGGGCGCCGACCGCATCGTGAACGCGGTGGCAGCCTTCGAGCGTTTCCAGAGCGGGGCCATCATCGTCGACTTCGGAACGGCAACCACCTTCGACTGCATCTCACCCAACGCCGAGTACCTCGGCGGTGTGATCGTCCCCGGCGTGCGGGTGAGCCTGGACGCCCTGCTCGGAAAAGCCGCCAAGCTCTCGCGCATCGAGATCGCCGAACCGCCGCGGGTGGTGGGTCAGAACACGACGCACGCGCTGCAGTCGGGCATCGTCTACGGCTACGCATCGCTGGTCGACGGTCTGGTGAGAAAGCTCCAGGCGGAGCTCGGGTTTCCGTGCCGGGTGCTCGCAACAGGCGGCCTCGCCACGCTGATCGTCAAGTACTGCGAGACGGTCGAGGGAGTCGACGATCACCTCACCCTCGAGGGCCTGCGCATCTTGCACGAGCGCAACACCAAGAGCGAAGGGCAGCAGCGCGGACGCGCGGCCCAATAG
- a CDS encoding iron ABC transporter permease: protein MRKSALTLALFAGLLVVTVLIAVRFGAEPIDLGRAFTDPQSLDATILFSARLPRVALACLAGGALSVVGVAFQALLRNPLADPYVLGVSGGAAAGATLAIVAGTSAFSLLGAALVPAAALVGGLLATFLVYAIARAGGEISGTAIVLAGVIVNAIAASVITFIKTLVSAAKAQELLFWLMGFLDVPSTPQLVVCSIWVTAGVLGIILDSGRLNLLALGREPAAHLGVDVSRLERRVFFAASAITGAIVSLTGLIGFVGLVVPHAVRRLLGPDHRVVVPASLLLGATTLVLCDLVTRALFRWLETEPPVGAVTALIGGPLFLVILFRSRRHALE, encoded by the coding sequence GTGCGCAAGTCGGCGCTGACGCTCGCCCTGTTCGCGGGGCTGCTCGTGGTCACCGTGCTCATCGCCGTGCGCTTCGGCGCCGAGCCCATCGACCTTGGTCGAGCGTTCACCGATCCCCAGAGCCTCGATGCAACCATCCTCTTTTCCGCGCGCTTGCCCCGCGTCGCGCTCGCGTGCCTGGCGGGCGGTGCGCTGTCGGTGGTGGGCGTGGCGTTTCAAGCACTGTTGCGCAATCCGCTGGCCGATCCCTACGTGCTCGGGGTGTCGGGCGGTGCGGCAGCCGGAGCAACGCTGGCAATCGTGGCCGGCACGAGCGCGTTTTCGCTGCTCGGCGCCGCGCTCGTGCCCGCCGCCGCGCTGGTCGGCGGGCTGCTCGCGACGTTCCTGGTGTACGCCATCGCGCGGGCCGGCGGTGAGATCAGCGGCACCGCGATTGTGCTCGCCGGAGTCATCGTGAACGCCATCGCGGCGAGTGTGATCACCTTCATAAAGACGCTGGTGTCGGCTGCCAAGGCACAGGAGCTCCTGTTCTGGCTGATGGGTTTCCTCGACGTGCCCTCGACGCCGCAGCTCGTGGTGTGCAGCATCTGGGTCACCGCCGGTGTACTCGGCATCATTCTGGACTCCGGCCGACTCAACCTTCTGGCGCTGGGGCGCGAACCCGCGGCTCACCTGGGCGTCGACGTCTCGCGGCTCGAGCGACGAGTGTTCTTTGCGGCCTCGGCCATCACCGGGGCCATCGTGAGCCTCACCGGCTTGATTGGGTTTGTCGGTCTGGTGGTCCCGCACGCCGTGCGCCGCCTGCTCGGTCCGGACCACCGCGTCGTCGTGCCGGCGTCGCTCTTGCTCGGCGCAACCACGTTGGTGTTGTGTGATCTGGTGACGCGCGCGCTCTTCCGCTGGCTCGAGACGGAGCCGCCCGTCGGCGCCGTCACGGCGCTGATCGGCGGACCGCTGTTTCTGGTGATCCTGTTCCGCAGCCGCCGCCACGCGCTCGAGTGA